In a genomic window of Xenopus laevis strain J_2021 chromosome 5S, Xenopus_laevis_v10.1, whole genome shotgun sequence:
- the p2ry1.S gene encoding P2Y purinoceptor 1, with protein sequence MTEVFLSALLNVTQSTLLASGSSAGNVTKCSLTKTGFQFYYLPAVYIVVCITGFIGNSVAIWMFIFHMKPWSSISVYMFNLALADFLYVLSLPALIFYYFNKTDWIFGDALCKLQRFLFHVNLYGSILFLTCISVHRYTGVVHPLKSLGRLKKKNSIYISALVWFIVIAGISPILFFSGTGIRKNKTITCFDTSSDEYLRSYFIYSMCTTVFGFCIPFILILGCYGLIVRALIYKDMNNAPLRKKSIYLVIIVLTVFAVSYLPFHVMKNLNLRARLDFQSPEMCNFNDRVYATYQVTRGLASLNSCVDPILYFLAGDTFRRKLSRATRKASRRSEANVQSKSEEVTLNILSEYKQNGDTSL encoded by the coding sequence ATGACAGAAGTCTTTCTCTCAGCTCTTTTGAATGTTACTCAAAGCACTTTGCTGGCAAGTGGCTCATCAGCTGGGAATGTCACAAAATGCTCTCTGACAAAGACAGGCTTTCAGTTCTATTACCTCCCTGCCGTCTATATTGTCGTCTGCATCACGGGATTCATTGGGAACAGTGTGGCCATATGGATGTTCATTTTTCATATGAAACCATGGAGCAGTATCTCGGTCTACATGTTTAACCTGGCCCTGGCAGATTTCCTTTATGTCCTGTCTCTGCCAGCcctgatattttattatttcaataaaacagACTGGATCTTTGGGGATGCCTTGTGCAAACTGCAACGCTTTCTTTTCCATGTAAATCTTTATGGCAGCATCTTGTTCTTGACTTGCATCAGCGTGCACCGTTACACGGGGGTCGTGCATCCACTTAAGTCACTTGGGAGGCTGAAGAAGAAGAATTCCATCTACATCAGTGCACTGGTCTGGTTCATTGTCATCGCCGGCATTTCTCCCATCCTTTTCTTCTCTGGGACTGGGATCAGGAAGAACAAAACCATCACCTGCTTTGATACATCTTCTGACGAGTACCTGCGAAGCTACTTCATCTATAGCATGTGCACCACCGTCTTTGGATTCTGCATTCCCTTCATTTTAATTCTGGGTTGTTATGGATTAATCGTCAGAGCTTTGATTTACAAAGACATGAACAATGCCCCCCTAAGAAAGAAATCTATTTATCTGGTTATTATTGTCTTGACTGTCTTTGCTGTCTCCTACCTTCCTTTCCATGTAATGAAGAATCTAAATTTAAGAGCCAGGCTGGATTTTCAGTCTCCCGAGATGTGTAACTTCAATGACAGGGTATATGCCACCTATCAAGTGACTAGGGGTCTTGCTAGCCTCAATAGCTGTGTAGACCCTATCCTGTATTTCTTGGCAGGCGATACCTTTCGAAGGAAGCTTTCCAGGGCGACCAGGAAAGCATCCAGAAGGAGTGAGGCTAATGTGCAATCTAAAAGTGAAGAGGTGACTCTCAACATCTTATCAGAGTACAAGCAGAATGGGGACACGAGCTTGTGA